The Litchfieldia alkalitelluris genome has a window encoding:
- a CDS encoding YgjV family protein has protein sequence MEINWLEWLGYLASLIVLISLLMSSIIKLRWINLIGSSLFSLYGFLIGALPVGLMNLGIALINIYYLVKIYSASAKKEYFNILSIESDSEYLNHFLNFYKEGLKKFADLSKIKANTYDVSFYILRNMVPAGVFLGSKHDENTLKVELDFVIPEYRDFKIGEFVYEDSKDYFLDKGYNRLISYSSVDEHIVYLRKMGFKEKEENGSKYFEKLITK, from the coding sequence ATGGAAATTAATTGGTTAGAATGGTTAGGATATTTAGCTTCCCTTATTGTCCTCATCTCTTTATTAATGAGTTCAATTATTAAATTAAGATGGATAAATTTAATAGGTTCCAGCTTATTTTCCCTATATGGATTTTTAATAGGTGCTTTACCCGTTGGGCTAATGAACTTAGGTATAGCCCTTATAAACATCTACTATCTTGTGAAAATATATAGCGCAAGTGCTAAGAAAGAATATTTTAACATTCTCTCGATTGAAAGCGATTCCGAATATCTAAACCATTTCCTAAACTTTTATAAAGAAGGACTAAAAAAGTTTGCAGATCTTTCTAAAATAAAAGCAAACACATATGATGTCAGTTTTTATATTTTGCGTAATATGGTTCCGGCGGGAGTGTTTTTAGGTTCTAAGCACGATGAAAACACCTTAAAGGTAGAACTTGATTTTGTTATTCCAGAGTATAGAGATTTTAAGATTGGCGAATTTGTATACGAAGACAGTAAAGATTACTTCTTAGATAAAGGCTATAACAGATTAATCAGCTATTCATCAGTTGATGAACATATCGTTTATTTGAGAAAAATGGGCTTTAAAGAAAAAGAGGAAAATGGAAGCAAATACTTTGAAAAATTAATTACGAAGTAG
- a CDS encoding GNAT family N-acetyltransferase yields MYQDKELVIRPVEERDLPKLWELIYKEDAPEWKKWDAPYFPHKSMPFKTFMETAPTWVDKGNRWVIISNEVVCGMVSYYYEDEQCKWLELGIVIHQANNWNKGIGTRALRLWLNHIFNSLPLVRAGLTTWSGNERMIKVAEKLGMQMEARIRKVRFYEDNYYDSIRMGILREEWEALKPVVKN; encoded by the coding sequence ATGTACCAAGATAAAGAATTAGTTATACGTCCCGTTGAGGAACGAGATTTACCAAAACTTTGGGAATTAATTTATAAGGAAGACGCCCCTGAATGGAAAAAATGGGATGCCCCTTATTTTCCTCATAAATCAATGCCCTTTAAAACGTTCATGGAAACTGCACCAACATGGGTAGATAAAGGGAATCGTTGGGTCATTATCTCTAATGAAGTAGTATGTGGTATGGTCTCTTATTATTATGAAGATGAACAATGTAAATGGTTAGAATTAGGAATCGTGATTCACCAAGCTAATAATTGGAATAAAGGAATAGGAACTCGTGCTCTAAGGCTTTGGCTTAATCATATCTTTAATTCGTTGCCACTTGTAAGAGCAGGATTAACCACATGGTCTGGTAATGAAAGAATGATTAAAGTTGCGGAAAAGTTAGGTATGCAAATGGAAGCTCGTATTAGAAAGGTACGGTTTTATGAAGACAACTATTATGATTCCATACGTATGGGAATATTGAGGGAAGAATGGGAAGCTTTAAAACCGGTTGTTAAAAATTAA
- a CDS encoding class I SAM-dependent methyltransferase yields the protein METNWQRQDVTQHYLEKVRGGIPFGAEQAKIMLQVVNHFMPNPKKIMDLGCGNGFLAEILLKTYSNASAILLDHSEPMIQAAVKYMSEYSNRCEIIYGDFSRSIKDFAEPNSIDCIVSGFAIHHLTHDRKQELYKDIYNLLAPGGIFINVEHTASASPEIEKLYDELFIEHLSIHNNRDRQEVANDYFSRPDMNDNILERVDIQVNWLREIGFKHSDCYFKWMELAVFGGVK from the coding sequence GTGGAAACAAATTGGCAAAGACAGGATGTTACACAACATTATTTAGAAAAGGTAAGGGGAGGAATTCCTTTCGGGGCTGAACAAGCAAAGATCATGCTTCAAGTTGTAAATCATTTTATGCCTAATCCTAAAAAAATCATGGATTTAGGTTGTGGAAATGGTTTTTTAGCTGAAATTTTGCTTAAAACATATTCAAATGCTTCTGCAATTTTGCTAGACCATTCTGAACCAATGATTCAAGCAGCTGTTAAATACATGAGTGAGTATAGCAATCGGTGTGAGATTATCTACGGTGATTTTAGCCGCTCTATTAAAGACTTTGCTGAGCCGAATTCCATTGATTGCATTGTATCAGGATTTGCTATACACCATCTGACTCACGATAGGAAACAGGAGCTTTATAAAGATATATATAATCTCTTAGCACCTGGTGGAATTTTCATAAACGTGGAACATACAGCTTCTGCTTCCCCTGAAATTGAAAAATTGTATGATGAACTTTTTATTGAACATCTTTCAATTCATAATAATAGGGATCGACAGGAGGTAGCTAATGACTATTTTAGTCGCCCTGACATGAATGATAATATTCTAGAAAGGGTAGATATCCAGGTTAATTGGCTTAGAGAAATCGGTTTTAAGCATTCGGACTGTTATTTCAAGTGGATGGAACTTGCTGTTTTTGGTGGAGTTAAATAA
- a CDS encoding EcsC family protein, which translates to MSYEERIYEDLNQWKRKITGKTSFVNRLSKKLQNKVNEKIPTKVHKVITESIKKMVEATLVGSEYTTKVKDTHSLSLKEKDEKIIQLMNQYKKTAAVEGAGTGAGGIFLGMADFPLLLSIKMKFLFETAATYGFDTKKYEERIFILYVFQLAFSSEGQRPHLLEQIENWEVEKERLREVDWQVFQQEYRDYIDLVKMLQLIPGFGAIVGAYANYNLVEHLGQTAMNCYRLRLLS; encoded by the coding sequence ATGAGTTATGAAGAACGAATTTATGAGGATTTAAATCAATGGAAAAGAAAAATAACTGGGAAGACCTCTTTTGTTAATAGGTTGTCTAAGAAACTTCAAAATAAAGTGAATGAAAAGATACCTACAAAAGTACATAAGGTCATCACTGAAAGTATAAAGAAGATGGTTGAAGCCACTTTGGTGGGATCGGAATATACGACAAAAGTGAAGGATACTCATTCATTGTCGCTTAAGGAGAAGGATGAAAAAATAATTCAATTAATGAACCAATATAAAAAAACAGCTGCTGTCGAAGGAGCAGGAACAGGGGCTGGTGGAATATTTCTTGGAATGGCTGATTTTCCTCTACTATTATCAATCAAAATGAAATTTTTATTTGAAACTGCGGCTACTTATGGATTTGATACTAAAAAGTATGAGGAACGAATTTTTATCCTATATGTATTTCAGTTAGCTTTCTCAAGTGAAGGACAAAGACCACATCTGTTAGAACAGATTGAGAATTGGGAAGTTGAAAAAGAAAGGCTTCGTGAAGTTGATTGGCAAGTTTTTCAACAAGAGTATCGTGATTATATTGATTTAGTGAAAATGCTTCAGCTCATTCCTGGTTTTGGAGCCATTGTTGGGGCTTATGCTAATTATAATTTAGTGGAGCACTTGGGACAAACAGCAATGAATTGTTATCGGTTAAGGCTTTTAAGTTAA